In Runella sp. SP2, the genomic window GCGCCAAACATAGACGCAGTTTTGCTAGGGTGTACGCATTATCCTTTGTTAATCAAGAAAATACGTCAGTTTTTGCCTGCTCACATTCGCATTGTGAATCAGGCCGAAATTGTGGCGACAAGTTTAGGCGATTACCTTCGTCGCCATCCTGAAATGGACGTAAAATGTGCTAAAAACTCCCAACGTATTTTTTATACCACTGATTCAACGGAGGCATTTGACCGTCAATCGGCAGTGTTTTTTGGGCAGGAAGTGAAGAGCCTTCATCTTGATTTGGGGAAATAGGAAAAATTAGGAATTAGTACGTTGTTAGATGAGTTTCATGGAAATTTTCTCGCAGATGCGCACAGATTAAATCCCCGCAGATGGACGCAGATTAATAACTACATACGTCCGTTGTTCAGCGGAAATCTGCGTTTGTAATTCAGCGGCTTTCTGCGGGTAAAAAATGAAATTATTTACTTGACTCTTCATTCGGTAGGGCAAAAATAACCTATTCTTCTGCTAGCGTCCGTGACAGATTAATGCGATAAATGCCGATGGAAGGAATGGCTGCGGCCAAAATTCCAATCAAAATAGCACCACCAAACAACCAAATTTCTTCGCTCAGAAGGCTAAAGTCAGAGAACGAGTAGTGATAGTCTGACTCGGCAGCGCGGCTAAATAACCACAACCCTACGCGACTCAACAGCACTCCCGCTACGTATCCTGCTACGCCAAGCATGATTCCTTCGAGCAAAAGCATCACAAAGAGTTTGGTACGGGTTGCGCCCATGGAAAGCATCAAGGCCATTTCGTATTTACGTTCTTTCAACGAGTTGTAAAGCGAAATAAACACACTCACGCCCGCAATCAAGATGATAATCAGGGCAATAGCGCGCAGGGTGTCGATACCAACACCGAGCATTGAAAACAAGCGATTGATTTCAAACGCTACCGAAGCGGCCTGCATTTTGGTGTTTTCGTTGATAAAACGAGGCAAAGCAACCATGCCCATTGGGTTACGAAATTTAATCAACATGCTCGTAATTTCCTGGCTTGGATCGTCGGTTTGGGTAGAGTCGTCGTCCATGAGCAAGTCGGTTACGTTGGCACCTTGGCCTGGTGTTTCGGCATGTTCGTGAATGGCCCAAACGCTGGAGAGGTCTGTCAAAATCAGTTGGTCAATCACCGAATTATTGGTTTCAAAAATCCCCACAACCTTGTATTTTTTGTCGCCA contains:
- a CDS encoding ABC transporter permease; its protein translation is MNLFKISWANLKDKKLNSFLSALLMTLGIGIISLLLLLNKQLDEQFRRNIKGIDMVVGAKGSPLQLILSSIYQIDSPTGNISLDEAQKIMRNPLVKTAIPLSMGDNYLSFRIVGTNPKYPKHFEANVSEGRLFEKAMEATIGAKVARITGLKVGDVFAGGHGFDNMDDVHGDKKYKVVGIFETNNSVIDQLILTDLSSVWAIHEHAETPGQGANVTDLLMDDDSTQTDDPSQEITSMLIKFRNPMGMVALPRFINENTKMQAASVAFEINRLFSMLGVGIDTLRAIALIIILIAGVSVFISLYNSLKERKYEMALMLSMGATRTKLFVMLLLEGIMLGVAGYVAGVLLSRVGLWLFSRAAESDYHYSFSDFSLLSEEIWLFGGAILIGILAAAIPSIGIYRINLSRTLAEE